The Chloroflexota bacterium region AGGGACCCGCGGGGGCCGTCACGTTCGAGCAGGGCCGTCCGATTCCACTTCGATCGTTGTTCCTCTTGCTCCTTGTGCCTGCGCGTTATGGTTCGGTGCGACGATCGCCCCTTGCGCTTCGGGGCGCTCGACGCACCCGGGCCGCCTGCGGTAGCTCGCAACGTGCACGCACGCTGCGAACAGACACCATCGGGATCGCTCCCGACGGCGGGGCAAAAAGAAAGGGAGGCGTCCCGACGAGCCGGAGGCGCACGCGCGCGTCCCCGACGATCGGTCCGCCTCCCCGGCTCTCTGTCCTGGCGAAGGCGTAAGCTTTTTGTGCTTACGAGACAATACTATGCAGAATAGGCAGTGGTGTCAAGAGCGACCTGTCATCCATTTTGGAAGGGGGTTGCTCCATTGAAGGAACAGAGCTAGGAGGAAGAGGTCTATCTGTCCCTGCGTTATCGCCGTGCGATTAGAATAGACGCCCTATGCAGAAGCGACGCTCGGTCGTTGTCGTCGGCGGCGGCATCACGGGACTTTCGGCGGCGTGGTACCTCCAGCAAGGGGGCGCGTCCCTCGATGTCACCCTCGTGGAGTCGGAATCGCGACTCGGCGGCAAGGTGCTGACCGAGCGCGGAGGCGGCTTCCTCGTCGAAGGAGGCCCCGAGTCGTTCCTGGCGCAGAAGCCCTGGGCGCTCAACCTGGCGCGGGAGCTCGGCATCGAGGGAGAGGTCGTGCGCCCCACGGTGAGCCAGGTCTACCTCCTCTATCGCGGCGCCCTCCACGAGATCCCCGAGGGACTGCTGGGGCTCGTCCCCGTGCGGCCATCGGCCCTCTGGAAGGCCTCCTTTCTCTCCTTCGCCGGGAAGGCGCGGGCCTCCCTGGAGCCGCTGCGCCCGGGGCGAAGGTCCCAAGACGATGAATCGCTCAGGCGATTCCTGACGCGCCGCCTTGGCCGCCAGTGGGCCGACCGCCTGGGCGAACCCCTCATGGCGGGCATCCACGCCGGCGATGGCGAACGGCTCAGCATGCAGGCGCTCTTCCCGAACCTGGTGGCGTGGGAGTGCAAGTACGGGAGCATCGCCCGGGCGCTGAGGAAAGAGGCGCCGCCCGTGCCACACACCAAGCGCGTCAGCCCCTTTGTCACCTTCGCCGGAGGCGCCGCCGCCCTTACGGGTGCCATCGCACAGCGACTTGCCTCGGTGCGCATCATCACCGGGAGGCGCGTGATGCGTCTCACCAAACCTGGGCCAAGCTACCTCCTCACCCTGGATAAGGGCGAACAGCTCACCGCTGAAAGCATCGTCCTCACCACTCCGGCCTACGCCTCGGCTCAGATACTTTTGGAGCTTGCGCCCCAGGCCTCCGCCCTTCTGGACAAGCTGGGATATGCCTCAACCGCCAGCGTGACGCTCGCCTTCAAGCGATCGGCTGTGGCGCATCCTCTTAACGGGAGCGGCTTTATCATGGCGCGGTCGGAGCGGCAGCCCTTCACCGCCTGCACATGGTCGTCCGCAAAGTGGGCGGGCCGCGCGCCGGAGGGCTATGCGCTCCTTCGGGCCTTTGCCGGGTGGAGCGGCGACGATTCGTTCATGCGGCAGGACGATGCGACCCTGGTCCGCTCCGTGGCGGAAGCCCTGCGG contains the following coding sequences:
- the hemG gene encoding protoporphyrinogen oxidase; its protein translation is MQKRRSVVVVGGGITGLSAAWYLQQGGASLDVTLVESESRLGGKVLTERGGGFLVEGGPESFLAQKPWALNLARELGIEGEVVRPTVSQVYLLYRGALHEIPEGLLGLVPVRPSALWKASFLSFAGKARASLEPLRPGRRSQDDESLRRFLTRRLGRQWADRLGEPLMAGIHAGDGERLSMQALFPNLVAWECKYGSIARALRKEAPPVPHTKRVSPFVTFAGGAAALTGAIAQRLASVRIITGRRVMRLTKPGPSYLLTLDKGEQLTAESIVLTTPAYASAQILLELAPQASALLDKLGYASTASVTLAFKRSAVAHPLNGSGFIMARSERQPFTACTWSSAKWAGRAPEGYALLRAFAGWSGDDSFMRQDDATLVRSVAEALRPLLSIQGEPEKTWVHRWVRAMPQYHVGHLAWIDSVQKALAAHPDVALTGAAFHGVGLPDCVRQGKEAAERVLATAPAQGES